The genomic interval TATGCTCAACCAGGCAGGCGGAGACCGTCAGATCCTCGCCAAGCAGCTGGGGATTTCCACACACCAATTATCTTATGTGACCCACTCCGGTGAGGGCGAGGGCCTGCTGTTTTATGGCTCTACAATCCTGCCTTTCGTGGATCACTTCCCGAAGAATACCGAGCTTTACCGCATTATGACCACCAAACCCCAGGAACTGAAAAAGAAGGAGGATGAATGATGATGAACCCCAACATTTTGAATAAAAACCCGCTGATGTTTTTTGACAGGGCGGTAAATGCCCAGCGCAGCCAGTTGCTTACGGTCATGGCCGATGCGGTAAGTGAGTGCCGCACGGCGGCAGATCAGGCAGCCGAACTGAATGAGACCGGTCAGGTGGGGCTTCTCCGTCTGGCAGAGGTCTGGAGCACCATCCGTGCCAAGGAAGGT from Clostridiales bacterium carries:
- a CDS encoding DUF3851 domain-containing protein, producing the protein MMMNPNILNKNPLMFFDRAVNAQRSQLLTVMADAVSECRTAADQAAELNETGQVGLLRLAEVWSTIRAKEGMGGLILEGTEAKILSDVVAQFYAYLSGCMFNDPVGMAIYAELHYMMSSLMLGEWFE